In a single window of the Bacillus clarus genome:
- the dinG gene encoding ATP-dependent DNA helicase DinG, translated as MSKRYVVVDLETTGNSWKDGKDKITQIAAVVVEGGEILEIFSSFVNPKREIPPFITELTGIDENLVKQAPLFRDVAPMIVELLQGAFFVAHNVHFDWNFLKEELKQAGHTDIHCPKIDTVELAQILLPTADSYKLRDLAKKHELEHDQPHRADSDALATAELFLQFLNEMENLPLVTLQSLYELSDVFQSDIADIISENILKKMMNGKEETKEYEIYRNIALRKRNYSLSIGETCSSKFDAFLQKAMEQLELHMPKFERRESQQLMMKEIYTALRDSRFSLIEAGTGTGKTLAYLLPSIYFAKKKEEPVIISTQTVQLQQQILEKEIPLLQKIVPFSFDVALLKGRKHYLCLHKFEYALQEEEKNYDIALTKAKILVWLLQTETGDRDELNIPEGGKLLWNRICSDAYSPGGMQSNWFSRCFYQRAKNKALFADIVITNHALLFQDFASEEPLFASCEHIIFDEAHHIDEAASRTLGEQFSCMYFQLVLSRFGTLETDDVLSKVYKMMKKSEQASRSTFRMVSHSLKEIKFDADELFQMLRAFIFKQTKQEQGASNMPLIYRYNVEAEQGRLWNSITELTNRFVYELRKLLTILEKQSDILQSNLEWEMHVVTGEFIHLIELLKKMVHSLQLLILEKNAYVTWMETETKGTIHSTVLYAQPVHIGEKFADEFLTKKKSVIFTSATLTVNDTFDYIKEELGLHDFAPETLTVPSPFRFEEQVKLMISNDVPLIKQVSDEEYSKAISQHIAKIAKATKGRMLVLFTSYEMLKEAYANLKNDDELDGYLLLTQSVNNRSRSRLIRKFQEFDKSILLGTSSFWEGIDIPGDALSCLVIVRLPFTPPHQPMMEAKSEWLKDRGEDVFTKLALPQAILRFKQGFGRLIRTNTDTGTVFVLDRRLTHAFYGKRFLQSIPSVPLYEGPLEELLEQLDE; from the coding sequence ATGAGTAAGCGTTATGTCGTTGTTGATTTAGAAACGACAGGGAACTCCTGGAAAGATGGGAAGGATAAAATCACCCAAATTGCAGCAGTTGTGGTAGAAGGTGGAGAAATATTAGAAATTTTTTCAAGCTTTGTTAACCCGAAGAGAGAGATTCCCCCATTTATTACAGAATTAACAGGGATTGATGAAAATCTCGTAAAACAAGCCCCGCTATTTCGCGATGTAGCCCCGATGATTGTTGAGCTATTGCAAGGTGCATTTTTTGTTGCGCATAACGTTCACTTTGATTGGAATTTTTTAAAGGAAGAATTAAAGCAGGCTGGACATACAGACATACATTGCCCTAAAATTGATACGGTTGAATTGGCACAGATCCTTTTGCCGACAGCTGATAGTTATAAATTACGTGATTTAGCTAAAAAACATGAATTAGAGCATGATCAACCACATCGCGCGGATAGTGATGCCCTTGCAACAGCGGAATTATTTTTACAATTTCTAAATGAAATGGAAAACTTACCGCTTGTTACGTTACAGTCTTTATATGAATTAAGCGATGTTTTTCAGAGCGATATAGCTGATATTATTTCGGAAAATATTTTAAAGAAAATGATGAATGGTAAAGAAGAGACGAAGGAATATGAAATATATCGAAATATTGCACTGCGAAAGCGAAATTATTCATTAAGTATCGGTGAAACATGTTCATCTAAATTCGATGCTTTCTTACAAAAGGCCATGGAACAACTGGAATTACATATGCCAAAGTTTGAAAGACGAGAAAGCCAACAACTTATGATGAAGGAAATATATACAGCGTTAAGAGATTCTCGTTTTTCACTGATTGAAGCAGGGACAGGTACGGGAAAAACTCTTGCATATTTACTTCCAAGTATTTATTTTGCAAAGAAAAAAGAAGAACCTGTTATTATAAGTACACAAACTGTACAACTCCAACAACAAATACTTGAAAAAGAAATTCCTTTATTACAAAAAATAGTGCCGTTTTCATTTGATGTAGCTCTTCTGAAAGGCAGAAAACATTATCTTTGTTTACATAAATTTGAATATGCTCTGCAAGAGGAAGAGAAAAATTATGATATTGCACTCACGAAGGCTAAAATTTTAGTATGGCTATTACAAACTGAAACTGGCGATCGTGATGAATTGAATATTCCTGAGGGTGGAAAGTTACTTTGGAATCGTATTTGCAGTGATGCATATAGTCCGGGCGGGATGCAAAGTAATTGGTTTAGTCGTTGTTTTTATCAACGTGCAAAAAATAAAGCGTTATTTGCAGATATTGTTATTACAAATCATGCATTGCTATTTCAAGATTTTGCAAGTGAAGAACCATTGTTTGCCTCATGTGAACATATTATTTTTGATGAAGCCCATCATATTGATGAAGCAGCCAGTAGGACACTTGGCGAACAGTTTTCATGTATGTATTTTCAATTAGTTTTATCTCGTTTTGGTACGTTAGAAACAGATGATGTACTATCAAAAGTATATAAAATGATGAAAAAATCAGAGCAGGCATCTCGTTCTACTTTCCGTATGGTTAGTCATAGTCTTAAGGAAATAAAATTTGATGCGGATGAATTATTCCAAATGTTGCGTGCGTTTATATTTAAACAAACAAAGCAAGAACAAGGAGCGAGCAATATGCCGCTTATCTATCGATATAATGTGGAAGCAGAGCAAGGTAGGTTATGGAATAGTATTACTGAATTAACAAATCGCTTTGTATATGAATTAAGAAAATTGTTGACTATACTGGAGAAACAATCTGACATACTGCAAAGTAATTTAGAATGGGAGATGCATGTTGTCACTGGGGAATTCATACATCTTATTGAATTGTTAAAAAAGATGGTGCACTCTTTACAACTGCTCATATTAGAAAAAAATGCATATGTGACATGGATGGAGACTGAAACAAAGGGCACGATTCACTCGACAGTTCTATATGCACAACCTGTTCATATAGGAGAGAAGTTTGCGGATGAATTTTTAACAAAAAAGAAGAGTGTTATTTTCACATCAGCAACATTAACGGTTAATGATACATTTGATTATATAAAAGAAGAATTAGGATTGCATGATTTTGCTCCAGAGACATTAACAGTGCCATCTCCATTTCGTTTTGAAGAACAAGTAAAGTTAATGATTTCAAATGATGTTCCTCTTATTAAGCAAGTGAGTGATGAAGAATATAGTAAAGCAATCTCGCAACATATTGCAAAAATAGCGAAAGCTACAAAGGGAAGAATGCTTGTTTTATTCACTTCATATGAAATGTTAAAAGAAGCATATGCGAATTTGAAAAATGATGATGAACTTGATGGGTACTTATTATTAACACAAAGTGTTAATAATCGTAGTCGCAGTCGTTTAATTCGTAAATTTCAAGAGTTTGACAAATCGATTTTGTTAGGAACTAGTAGTTTTTGGGAAGGAATTGATATACCAGGAGATGCATTAAGTTGTCTTGTTATTGTTCGTTTACCATTCACGCCTCCTCATCAGCCAATGATGGAAGCGAAAAGTGAGTGGTTAAAAGATAGAGGAGAAGATGTATTTACAAAGTTGGCACTTCCGCAAGCGATACTTCGCTTTAAGCAGGGATTTGGCCGTCTAATTCGAACAAATACGGATACGGGGACAGTGTTTGTGTTAGATCGCCGTTTAACACATGCATTCTATGGAAAGAGATTTCTACAATCAATTCCGAGTGTTCCCCTTTATGAAGGGCCGTTAGAAGAACTTTTAGAGCAATTAGATGAATAA
- a CDS encoding YpmA family protein: MEKKIEVLSTTRIKYSSDLYKIVDSLNRTLKEQDLMFGLALDEKEKEIAVFTIYRT; the protein is encoded by the coding sequence ATGGAGAAGAAAATCGAAGTGCTATCAACGACGCGTATTAAATATTCGTCTGATTTATATAAAATTGTTGATAGTTTAAATCGTACTTTAAAAGAGCAAGATCTTATGTTCGGATTGGCACTGGACGAAAAAGAAAAAGAAATAGCCGTATTTACGATATACAGAACGTAG
- a CDS encoding DUF5590 domain-containing protein, with the protein MKKWIVAIIIVIVAIGLYGTHVYNKTMEKKVPKESKAVEIAKEKAKLTKIKSVDYYNGKSSYTVVQGVDEKGEQIIVWVPDKKGNVLVKKKNEGISEKEALQKLAEQANTNSDKPKPKPKKIVKAKLGAENDVPLWEITYIDQEDRYTYYYLEFQNGEYAAHYSIEN; encoded by the coding sequence ATGAAAAAGTGGATCGTTGCTATTATTATCGTTATCGTTGCTATTGGATTATATGGGACCCATGTTTATAATAAAACAATGGAAAAGAAAGTTCCTAAAGAGTCAAAAGCTGTAGAAATTGCGAAAGAAAAAGCAAAGCTTACAAAGATAAAGTCTGTTGATTATTATAACGGAAAATCTTCATATACAGTCGTACAAGGTGTAGATGAAAAAGGAGAACAAATTATTGTTTGGGTACCTGATAAAAAAGGAAATGTTCTAGTAAAGAAAAAGAACGAAGGAATTTCTGAAAAAGAAGCTTTACAAAAATTGGCTGAACAAGCAAACACAAACAGTGATAAGCCTAAGCCAAAACCGAAAAAAATTGTAAAAGCTAAATTAGGTGCTGAAAACGATGTTCCGTTGTGGGAAATTACATATATTGATCAGGAAGATCGTTATACGTATTATTATCTAGAATTTCAAAATGGGGAATATGCTGCGCATTACAGCATTGAAAATTAG
- the aspB gene encoding aspartate transaminase AspB has product MKLAKRVAALTPSSTLEITAKAQALKAEGHDVIGLGAGEPDFNTPEHIMDAAHKAMLEGHTKYTPTGGLQVLKQEIVKKFTRDQGLVYDPTEIIVCNGAKHALYTLFQVLLDEGDEVIIPTPYWVSYPEQVKLAGGKPVYVEGLEDNQYKITAEQLRGAITEKTKAVIINSPSNPTGMIYSKEELQQLGEVCLEHDILIVSDEIYEKLVYGGVEYTSIAQLSNALKEQTLIINGVSKSHSMTGWRIGYAAGNKQLIKAMTNLASHSTSNPTSIAQYGAIAAYAGSQEPVEMMRQAFEERLNIIYDKLIQIPGFTCIKPQGAFYLFPNVKEAVALAGYETVDEWAQALLEEEKVALVPGTGFGAPNNVRLSYATSLEQLEKALERINTFMKSKVQA; this is encoded by the coding sequence ATGAAATTAGCAAAGCGAGTAGCTGCTTTAACACCGTCTTCAACTTTAGAAATTACAGCAAAGGCACAAGCATTAAAGGCTGAAGGTCATGATGTAATTGGATTAGGGGCAGGAGAACCTGACTTTAATACACCAGAACATATTATGGATGCTGCACATAAAGCAATGTTAGAAGGACATACGAAATATACACCGACTGGTGGATTACAGGTATTGAAGCAAGAAATTGTGAAGAAATTTACTCGTGATCAAGGATTAGTGTATGATCCAACTGAAATTATTGTATGTAATGGTGCGAAACATGCACTTTATACATTATTCCAAGTGTTACTTGATGAAGGAGACGAAGTTATTATCCCAACTCCTTATTGGGTAAGTTATCCTGAACAGGTAAAGCTTGCTGGCGGTAAGCCGGTTTATGTAGAAGGACTAGAAGACAATCAGTACAAAATTACAGCGGAGCAGCTGCGTGGGGCAATTACAGAGAAGACAAAAGCTGTTATTATTAATTCACCAAGTAACCCAACAGGAATGATTTATAGCAAAGAGGAATTACAACAGCTTGGAGAAGTATGTTTAGAACATGACATTTTAATTGTTTCTGATGAAATTTATGAGAAATTAGTTTATGGTGGTGTAGAATATACTTCGATTGCTCAGCTTTCTAATGCATTAAAAGAACAAACACTTATTATTAATGGTGTATCTAAATCACATTCTATGACAGGGTGGCGTATTGGATATGCAGCAGGAAATAAGCAGCTTATTAAAGCGATGACGAACTTAGCGAGTCATAGTACGTCAAACCCCACTTCAATTGCTCAATACGGTGCAATTGCTGCATATGCAGGCTCACAAGAGCCTGTAGAAATGATGCGTCAAGCGTTTGAAGAACGATTAAACATTATTTATGATAAATTAATTCAAATTCCAGGTTTCACTTGTATTAAACCGCAAGGCGCTTTTTACTTATTCCCAAATGTAAAAGAAGCTGTAGCATTAGCTGGATATGAAACAGTTGATGAATGGGCACAAGCCTTGTTAGAAGAAGAAAAAGTAGCTCTTGTTCCAGGGACAGGATTTGGTGCTCCAAATAATGTTCGTTTATCATATGCGACATCTCTTGAACAATTAGAGAAAGCATTGGAACGAATTAATACGTTTATGAAGAGTAAAGTACAGGCTTAA